The genomic window tgccatagtttttttttttcattcaaacagCTGGCTGGCTACCTAGCTACACAGTTTCATCAAACCAGCTGCATGGCTAGCTAGTTTGCTGCTTCAGCTCAGCTTGAAAGTAACATTACTGaagtgtagctagctagctagcactgGCATATGGCATACATGAAATCATTAAAGTTTACTGAACGACTAACTAGATGCCTGCTTAAAAACAAATTGCATCCGATTGGCGCAATTTGCGTCAAAAAGCACTGTCCTATTTCTGAATGTAggattgttttctttgttgttgttatgcGTGAAAGACCTGCGACTCAAATATCTCAAATCAGCTATCAAAACCAGGGTTGCGTTTGAAAACTATGCCTCCCTTTCGATAAGTTTTGCTTGTTTCATCACTACCAGTAGTAGATTTTGAAAATACAGAGTGTCAAGAAGATACTGCACTATCTGTAATGCTTCAGAAATATGCCTCCAAAATAAACTTTATCAGAAGAATTGCCACTTCATGCCATACATCATTATAGTAATGAAGACGATGGTTCAGGAGATTAAAGTGCACTTACTGGGGGATGAGGATGTTTATTTCTAGGCAATTAGTGACAAAGTGAAACTGAAACCTGTGTGAAAAGTCCTGTTCTTTGGTtacgtgtttaaaaaaaaaaaaaatttttttactgtttgtgtaataaaatacaaacattactATATATTATACTACTATATTTACCATTAAAACTACTGGAATGTATGTTTGCGTACATGTATGCACGTCTCTCGAGATTAAATTCCTTATGGTTCAtaaatttatatgcattatcattaactcataacaaacacagtacaaaaagaaattgtaTCTCAACCAGAACAATGcattcaacatacaaaaatttaaatttactcGTGCACACTAAGCACTGTccataagtcattaattaaaacttgaaaAATCTAGGCCCGCTGTTAAATATTGACATCAAAATTATCTTCTAatgctaaaatgaaaaacacgaggccaatttacattaaattattttggaaacactgatttgcattgctttggaataaagcTTGTTCATATTGTgcgagctaagatagccaatattgtttgttgtaacttggcctgaTTTTGATATCTACTTTTTACGGCAGggctagattttgcaagtttcatTTAATGACTTACAGATAATGTTTTGTATGCGTACGTAACGTggcgttttttaaaatttatttttacattaaaactaACTCTGTTCAAAATGTCACTGAAGCAAAAGAAGGCAAACCACGGTTCATTCAGACAACTGAAGCGAGAATTTCTGAGGTTTCGAACTAACCGGAAGTAAACAGACGGAAGTAATAATCCCTGCACAGCTGTTGGAAGCGTACGCTCTATGGTTGGAACTTGGAAGTGGACCTGGAGAAGCAGAAGGGCCAAGGAGATGGACCGTTATGTGCTCATTTTCGTATAGAGACCAATGAAACCAGTATTAGTTAAAGATTTgcggaaaataaaaaaaatgttgctagATAACGAACTAGTTGGACTTGTGGATCATGGCTCGGCAACCCAAAAACCACCCAAACATGGATGGAAAATGTACCCTGCTAGAGTATTGACTGTAAACGGTCAGTAAATTGTGTCGTTGTTAACAACAGCGATATTATTAACTACATCATCGTTAATAATGATTAACCTTAAAACTTAAGGTTACTagcacattttcaaatttttcaatgTTTGACTGATGGTGACAGGTAAGTTAGCTAACGTTGACAAGCTAGGTTAACCTATGTAACCTAAAGTTGACAATACGATGACACTAACAGTGCGGATGCACTTCAACATTCTGTTTCACGGAAAAGGTCGGtcacaaaattgtttttatccAAAGTAACAGTTTTTGCATTTATGAGTAATCAATGTTGTCGTAAAACGAATTGTTACCGTGAAGAATCACcgacttgtttacattctggacaaATGTGACTGCAAAGGGAATCTGTCGCTGTTTTCGTCGCAGCACTTCCGACACAAGAGATCCTGGAAGCGCTGTCCAAAATGtattcttaccgtgaagagtgcctgacccttaAGCGTAGACATGTGTTATcacggcggcacaattatatcgagaaataccataccaccaaaaaaagaaagtatgtTATATTAGCGTGTGCTTATAAGACTTCGTAACGTCCACCTAACGTTCTTTTTAGGCTAAAACTGTTTATTCAAGTGGTTGGCCTATCATATGATACAGTATCATGGAAGACATCCCAACACAGCTCCATCATGCAATTCAGGGGAGAATCCATAGTAGTACACGAGAAAACTGTGAGCCTCAGCCATGTGTTTGGGTTAATGAAACTAACTGCACAGGCAAAGATGTTGTTATtgagaaatcattgaaaatgcatgGAAATTGCACAGTACCTTATTACTGAACTCCCCTTAGTGCCAGAAGAAGAATatcaaacaacacaaaaatgcatcCTAGTTCAAGTGAGCTTTGTGTATTCATGCCTCTTTGGATATAAAGTTACCAATATTTAATTGTCCACTCCTAAATCTTTTAGAACTGCTCTGTCTGAACAATTTGTACATGAGTGTCATGATTTactaaaaaaatacagtgtgaATAGACATGTCCACTGAAGTCTAAGCAAGCTGAAGATTTAACATTCATTATGGAATTTGTCTATGGGTTTGGGCTTATGGGTTAAACAGATTGTCACAGACAATTCCTGAATACAGGAATAATATGTTGTGCAGTTATCATGAATTTTCAATAATTTCTCAATAATAACATCTTTGCttgtgcagccattttgtttcttatgGTCTAACTACAGATTCTCCCTGGAATTTTATGATGGAGTGGTGCTTGGGATGTCTTTTATGATATCACACGATACTCCTACTACTTGAATAACCAGTTTTAGGCTGAAGGGAACTTTTACAAGATGGACAATGTAAAGTCCACCTTGTCACTAATACAGCATACTTTCTCAAAATAAGAAAGTGTGTTTGGTTAACTTATGAACTATTATACACTTAAGGAAAATGTACTTAGGGTTATACTTGCTCACAGGATGTTTAAGTTACGTTTGAGTTCTTTTAACTAAAATGTCAGCCGGTTCAGTCCCAACGTTGTCAGTCAGACTATATTTAAAGCCTatagtttttcttcttttttttgtaaagtggtGCAGCGCTGTATTTAGACACTCCGTGCTATGATGGCTTAACAGATTGAGTGGGTGATTGACTGgtgttttttgtatgtatggtagctttgatctaaatgcagtgACAGTatatagcctttttttttccaaagatggtatttcatGATATAATAGTAACACCATGGTAACACACTTCTATGCTTATGGGTCAGGCACTCTTGATGGTAAGAATAAGTTTTAAAACAGCACTTCGATATTGCTTGTATCTAAAGTGCGGCGACAGAAACAACAAtagattaatgcaatatttattctAATTCATCTTTCATTAACTTGCctaaatgaaacatttccagaTGATTTAGAGACAATTAAAGCAGAAATGGAGTGGCTGGAAGGTGTGGATCCAGAAGACCATCTAGGGATTACACCAAGGAGGAGGAAAGTTGGCAAAGATGAAGTGGTGGATGATGATGAGCCAAGGAAAGCCAAAGAGGTTAGCTCAATGTATCAGTTGGCTTGACGATAAGTAATTGTCATTTGGAGAAAGAttgttgaaaaggggttttgcTTCTTAAAGCCCCAGTTTCCCATTTGTGGGGAATTGACACCAATACCTTTCGCTCATGTTCTTAAATATTGATAGTGATGTCCTAGGcgattataataatatttatatgaatTCATAAATTGGGtggcatttttgtttaattgtatccAATTTTCTATAGAATTTGTTGATAGTGAACttaactgcagtttttttttttaagaaaagaaaaaatgtagaGCTGGACTCGGTTTTACAAGAATATGAAGAGGAGCGGAGAAAGGACAAGGCAACAATACAAAAGCTGAGAGAACAGGTGGATTCTCAACAGAATGAAATAAGAAGACTGCAGAACCTCATCCTCAATTTGCAGGATGGTAAGTAATTGTAGTTAGTTCTCCATATATACGAATGCACCCACTGCACATGAAAACTTCATGGCTTGTAACGATTGCTGCGGTATGCTGCACTATTTTGTGAAAGAGAAGTGTTCTCTAAAATGCCGGCGTAAGGAGTTTTTCAGATATCCTAAGCTCCTTATATTTCACACTGACTGGAttgtattcatgtatttatattaaaacggttgtttttttatgtgcagGCGTCTCGTCCCTCATAAAGGACACAATAGAAAAATCAACGCAACAGGTAATGTACACTGGGTAAATCACAATTGTAAAGATAAGTACGCtggtcaaaaaaataaaaaataaaagaggtcAAACAGGGACACAGATGCAAAGCATTTGTCATGACATAAAGACTCATGCCACTATAGCTTCTTTACGACTGCCCAGGCCGCACAAAGTCGTCAAACCGGCCACACCAACCCACGAACAAACCCATAGAATGCAGTGGTGCTGCAAACACTTAATAACATGCAAATGGAAGGGTACCAAttgcacgtgcacatacacatgcgcatgtacacacagacacacgttcCATGCATGTGAGGCAACACCAGGGGCAGCGCGGTGAACcgcgagtgagtgaatgtgtgagtgaggcTGTGACTTTGCCGGTTGTAGAGGTGCtccacatccaaaaaaaaaaaggataacaaaaaaaaacgtgttgCTTCTAGTGATTATTCTGTAAATTTCTCATTGCAGTTTGCTCCAAGGCACTCTGTTAAGATGACAGATCTGCAGGCATCACCATCTGTGAGTTTgttctctttttgtgtttttgaccttTGCAGAAATTACTGAATAAATGTCcttgatttaataaataatattgagaTTGCTTACTCACTCTTTCACAAAGAGAGGAGGGCAAAGAGTGAAATAATGCCCAGACTTAAGACTGACAGGTTCCCATTTCCTACTTCTGCAACATTGTTAGAAACGTGTGCAGATACTTTTGAAAGCAGTGTCTTCTTGCATATAATCAATTAGAATTAGCAACAGGTGTCATCTGAAATTTTGCATATTCTATTTGCTGAACCTGAAGGGCCAGCCTACTGTATTCTGATGGGCTGTGCTGATTAAGGTTGCACTGTGATCTTTTGGCATTTTACCTGAGAGGTAATTTACCTTGCACAATGTTCTTGGAGTAATGACACCTAGCAGTGTAAGTTACCAATTTTAATTGATGGCAGTGAACATGGCAGCTGCCGTGGCACATGGACTGTGCTACATAGAATTAAATAGCTCAGTCTAAGCCTATGAAACAGTTTAAAGCCTCTTTGTGCGGAAGCAAAATTGTGATACTGATTTGGAGAGGGACTGACTAAAAAAGCTGTAATGTATGGTCAACATGGCCGCCCGTAAAGACTTGCAGCATAACTTCTTATATTGACCTACTTAGCTTGCTTACTGTAGGCCCTGCATGAACACCCATTTGAAAACGTAACTATAGACGGGGCTAATGTCATTATAGTTCTGAAGACATATTAGTGAATCACAGCTTGACAAacactaacgttagctagctagctattgctGGCTAGGTATGTCAgcaagatgtttttttgtggaacGTCACTGTGGGACGTAACTTCAGCTCGGGCtgtattcaataaatgtgctaattagcaagctaactagttCATTATACACAGTTGTAACTAGCAAACTGCAGACTGATGCCGGGATTGTTTACCCATTTACAGCATGATACTCAAGTGTTGTAACGTTTCAGCCAATAGCTGCATGTAGTTTTTGGATTCATCTGTACTAGGAATGATTAATGCTGTTCAAGGTGGATTTACACTAGTATAATGGCTGCTCTCTGATGTCAAACAAGcagatgttcattttttgtATCTTTCTGGCTCGCAGTTTCCAGCAGCCAGTGCTGACAACAAGGTATGTGCAGAGctacactgtatttatttatttatttatttatttatttatttatttatttatttatttatttatttatttatttatttatttatttatttatttatttatttgtttgtttgtttgtttgtttgtttgtttgtttgtttatgttacCACCAACAAGGAGGTTatgttttttcccatttctcTGTCAGTTTGTTCTTCTCTCTCTGATCAAGATATCTCAAAAAGTAATGGCTGGATTGCCATAGCATTTGCtgtgaacatacagtatgtggatGTCCTGGGTTTTTCCCTCCTGATTCTCAGAAAACTTGGGAGCATCATCTGCCGGACCCAGTCACATTTAACATAAATGCATGTAACCGGGAAATTATGTGTGAATGCTTTGTTCGATTTGCACCAAACTTGACACAATTGTTTTAGGCCACTGTAATGCCTAATGTCGGCTCAGTGCTAATTGTTAGTATCATTCTAGGCGGAGGTGCAAGAAGCCATGACTGTCAAGGTAAATGGAAAATTTGTCATTATTCATATTATACTCAATTCAAAGTGTACTGTACATCATCTAACATTATAATCATTATGTTTCGAGGTGCATTTACTGTCTCACTTAACTTATGTTTGGCCATTGAGAAGAACCTGAACGCGAGGTTGGCTGTCAAAAAGGCATTGACGTACAAGAAGATGACCAGGACACTAATGACGGCCATGTTTCCTCTGGAAACTCTCCTGAAGAGTTCCGTCACTGGGAAAAAGCTTCAGAATGGCGAGCCCAGGCCCGCATTAGACCCAGCCAAAGTAAAATCAATCATCGGTAAGAAAATACATGCTCTGTGCCAATTAGTCAAATGTTATAGATATGTACTTGCACCCATCTATAATCCTCTGTAGACCTGAGGGTTGAAAGGTAAAATTTAATTATGACCATTCCCATGCTCAGTTATGCCTAATAGGTCACTGCAGCAATTTTTGGGTTGATAACATTAGTTCCGTAGTTTTGGTGTAAAACGGAAACATTTTTTACCACTAGAGAATTGGGAAGAAATTACCAAAAAACTCTCAAAAGTACCACATTGAGACCACAAGACCTTGAAAAACACTTCAGAAAAGTTCATACTCTGATTTGGTATCAATAACTTTTCGTATCTGCCCAGTTCTGGCAGTGTTGCGGCCACGTAGCGGAAATGTTATAATATCGacagaacattccagtaacattgtgagaaagttttgtgttagctgtgtGGAGACTCAGCCATTTTGGCGATTGTATGGGCGGCCCTTTCTTAGAATCTTTCTGAGAAACTCACTTAATGGCAGTGTACATAGGCAAATAATACATGCCTATATCTAGTTTCTGGATGTAGAGTTTCATGAGGCTATGATTGTCCCAGAGGTCACAATGGGTCAAGTTTAAGTGTTTGAGTGTATTGTCGTCAATATGTTGGTCTCTAGAGGGTTAATTGTAAACATTGATTATGTTTTCTTATTCTTTTGACAGACGAAGTTAAGAAAAGGTTTGTGCACGCGAATGACACCGACATCAAAGCTTGCATGGCCCAGAAGTTGAAGGACCTGCGCCAGTGCGGTCGCAGTGATGGGTAGGTTTCTGGTCATCTGGGCAGTGGTCACAACTCTCTCGAAGCTGTGACTAAACTATGTGATGGACAGACTGTAGAAATGACTAACAGGAACTGGCATACAAAATGCATAATGTTATGTTGAGTAATGTGTTATAAAAGTCATGTTATTATGCAATCATTGAAAGTTTTTTGAGAATTCCCATCATCATTCAAAGTGATGAATAGTCACAAACCTCCATCCGCCACCATGAACATAATTCTCTTAAAGGAAACCACCGGCATAATTTTACACTTGCCACATTTCCAGCCTCACACAGACGCAACATGCATTGACATACTGTCTTGCTTCAGATGTGTAATGCATCATTGCAAACAAAGAGAATAGAATGAACGTACCAAACATTGAGTAGTGCTGAAGTTTGTCTTCTAAAGTGGGGACCATTTTACCTGTGCACTCTTGCGCTAAAAGTCGTCAGTCAGATGTCAGTGTTTTAACACTGGGCGGGACGGTGTAAGCCCTGTATCGGCCCCTAGTTTGGCCATACCTTCATTTTGTCATCCATATCACCTGTCAGTTAACATGCTTACTGTAACATGTAATGAGTGACAGGCCTCTCCAAGCTGGCTTAGATGCCCTACTTGTCACAAACTTGATGTCAGgtgtttgtgacatcacaaatgagTTGCCTGGAAAATCTGGATATGAAATGTGGTGGATACTAGCTTGTTTTTGATTGAGTTATATATGTAGGAAGGAATTAATAAAGCAAATCAACTGACTTCTGGAAATGCAACAGAAGATCCTCAGAAAGGagatatatttaatatatggaATCACTTTTATTCACCAAGTACAATTACACATAAAAGGATATTGAAATGTACGTAAGTCAGCACAACAATTTAAGCTTGTGCAGTCTGATGCTAGCAGTGatccaaatgcaaaatgataagAGTGGTATCCTTTGTTACATTGTGATGAGTTTTGTAGATCTGTTGAAGATTTCTATTATGATGGGTATGTTTCTCTTTTGACAGATCTGCACTGTACCTCTGTCAGTATGAAATTGAAAGGTAAGCCCCTCCCTGTTTTTATCACTGAAAGTAGATGGCTTTCTTGACCAGGGTCTGACATGAACACCAGCCAAACGTGGGTAAATTGTAGGCATTGGCGGGCAAAATTATCAAGTCACCCACCATGTTGGcaggtagatttttttttgtttgttttgttttaattcatatttgGGTTGACTGGTTGGGTTATGAATGCACAAGCCTGTTCTGCATTGTTTGCTGGATGCTATCCTCCAACAAGAGCAGGCAAAGTCAGTAAAGGCCTGTGTATGTAATTCTCATGTTTTCTGCATGGTTTTCAGAAGCGGCAGATATAAATCTTGAGTAGCAGGTAGAAATGTTCCCTTTTCTGCCATTAGTGgctggtggggaaaaaagtgaatttcataCCTtcttgaaaatagaaaatattgaCTGGAGTCGATTCATGGGTGTGCTGTTGTACTCTATTGTGATATTGATTAAATATTTCTCCACTTGGATTAAACCAAATGTGTACCTATGCATGAGCTTTGTGCATCAGTTAAGAATTTGTCTAAAGAGGATGTTTCTGTTTTGACAGATTTACGCAGCTTGAGGATTAAGGACAAAAGTGATGGACTAATAGGTagactttctgtttttctcactcacacacacacacacacacacacacacacacacacacaatattattGACACTTTTTcattggttttttattttttcggcatttgcctatttttttttttaccatataCAATGTCAGGCTATTACCATAGCCTGCTTCTTGAAACTTGCCCTATTGTTGTTCCTTCAATAAAGGACATGGTTTAGAAGCATTATCTTGCGCAATTGTTGATTTTTGGTTTGtggaatgtaatttaatgaGGATCATTTTCAGAACTAAAATCATGTGACTTTTAAATTCTTGTCAGtgagttcattttttatgttagtgctttgcttttaaaaacatttatctttACGAAAGGAATGTGTGATTGCAGTTCACgtgaaaaaatgaacacaaaaaccaATGCATGCAGTTCATGTTGTTCACGTTAATCATGTGGAAAAGATCAAcataaaaaacgttttcaaaaaACTGCATGTATTTTCAGTTCTCATGTGTACTCTGAACATGTTTGGTGTTtacatgtaattatttttgcaaGGGTTGGTCCACTGGACCCAGATATGATCAGATCAGATGtagagcttttaaaaaaataaaaaaagagctcTCAAAATAGAGCTTTTTAGTCCCCTGCCTGCTCTGGGCTTGACATCAAAGGAAggattattttgttgaaaaagaTTCCATACCTGAAATGAAATATGGTGGTGAATCTTTGATGTTATGGGGTTTTTCCCATCTACTTGTCCTGGGGCTCTTGTTAAGGCTAATCAATAACTTCAGCGAGGACCAAGCAAGCCCAAAAACCTGGTACAcctccccctctaccccccaGCAGAACCACAAACCTGGTACCCCCCCTAATGCGGATGTTATAACCACTCACAAATTCTGTGGTCCTCTTCTTAGCTGCAGCTGCCAACCGCTCAAAGCAAATTCATCTTTGTTGTTTGCCAGATACCTGTTAACAGAAGACGAGAGGGGAACCTTCAGGGGCCTcagaggaaaggggggagaaatgaaaaacatttttgtctttgtggTGCAGTCTTACTGAAGGTTCTCGGCACATTATAGTGAATGGGTACTAAACTGGTATCATTCGTTGAATGATTTTATATCACTTTCTGTGTGTTCAGCTTCATGTATTGTTCTcatctgtgcatctgtgttaGTGAACTCCCCAACATATTCCAGGCAGGTTTGACTGCTACTAACGTGTGATGCTTGAAGGGCTGGCttgaaaagtttgaaaaaagtgacattttggGCACTTCGGATTCATGACTAAGGATCATTTGGTGCGTCATATGTCTGTTCAACCTCAAGCAAATTGACTCATTCAGTTTCCATGCAGATTAAGCTCAGCCAAAGGTTTCTGGGTACCTGCTCAAAGACATGAGATGCAGCCCTCAACCCAGTCAATATTTGCCCTTAACTTGCCTCACATTAAACGCTAGTGTTAattgttttcttcacaaacagtttgaGACTCAGTGATCAATTAAACTTGTTGTAAAGGATCTAAATCTGAATCAAAGTTAAGGATACATGCTGATTTTAATCTGgccaaaaaaatagaaaacaaatagaaaaatttAACTGAGGAACTTGTACATGTCGGTGTTTATGGTTAATCTTTCTTCATCAACAAACTATGAATTAATTcccatttaaaataacatacaGTATCTATGGATTATCAATGGACTTTTTATGGGCATTgagcattttgtattttttgtttttagatttattaaatatgcattttgtgaaatgtttattttttatataaattaaacGTAAAATAGAATACAGAGTGAAATCTTTTATTAAACAATTttggccatttatttatttatttatttacccaaaagtaaatgtggaaaatatattactcaattaaatttaataggAAAgcattacaattttattttgcttcGAGGCTTTTAAAATTGGCAattggaaagaagaaagaaagaaaaaaaaacagtgcgcTGTCAGATGCCTCCAGGGTTTCACAATAAGAGCTGCTAATGGAA from Anguilla anguilla isolate fAngAng1 chromosome 8, fAngAng1.pri, whole genome shotgun sequence includes these protein-coding regions:
- the LOC118234151 gene encoding uncharacterized protein LOC118234151 isoform X2; the encoded protein is MVTDDLETIKAEMEWLEGVDPEDHLGITPRRRKVGKDEVVDDDEPRKAKEKRKNVELDSVLQEYEEERRKDKATIQKLREQVDSQQNEIRRLQNLILNLQDGVSSLIKDTIEKSTQQFAPRHSVKMTDLQASPSFPAASADNKAEVQEAMTVKNLNARLAVKKALTYKKMTRTLMTAMFPLETLLKSSVTGKKLQNGEPRPALDPAKVKSIIDEVKKRFVHANDTDIKACMAQKLKDLRQCGRSDGSALYLCQYEIERFTQLED
- the LOC118234151 gene encoding uncharacterized protein LOC118234151 isoform X1 — encoded protein: MKPVLVKDLRKIKKMLLDNELVGLVDHGSATQKPPKHGWKMYPARVLTVNDDLETIKAEMEWLEGVDPEDHLGITPRRRKVGKDEVVDDDEPRKAKEKRKNVELDSVLQEYEEERRKDKATIQKLREQVDSQQNEIRRLQNLILNLQDGVSSLIKDTIEKSTQQFAPRHSVKMTDLQASPSFPAASADNKAEVQEAMTVKNLNARLAVKKALTYKKMTRTLMTAMFPLETLLKSSVTGKKLQNGEPRPALDPAKVKSIIDEVKKRFVHANDTDIKACMAQKLKDLRQCGRSDGSALYLCQYEIERFTQLED